Proteins encoded together in one bacterium window:
- a CDS encoding nitroreductase: MDLLDGIHSRRSIRSYTGQPVDRALLLEIIKAGTWAPSGLNNQPWRFVIVQDQGWRCRLAQLTRYSRIIEAASACIAVFIDRKAMYHEVKDYQAIGACLQNMLLSAHALGLGAVWLGEILKSSSEVRTLLALPDNLELMAVVAVGYPDDQNQESERLELEDVLLKEL; this comes from the coding sequence ATGGACTTGCTTGATGGAATACACAGCCGAAGAAGCATCCGCAGCTATACCGGCCAGCCGGTTGACCGGGCGCTTTTGCTTGAGATCATTAAAGCCGGGACCTGGGCTCCATCCGGCCTCAACAATCAACCCTGGCGCTTTGTGATTGTTCAGGATCAGGGCTGGCGCTGCCGGTTGGCTCAGCTTACCCGCTACAGCAGGATTATCGAGGCAGCCTCAGCCTGCATCGCTGTTTTTATCGACCGGAAGGCAATGTATCATGAAGTCAAGGATTATCAGGCCATAGGCGCATGTCTGCAAAATATGCTGCTTTCGGCCCATGCCCTGGGACTGGGAGCTGTCTGGCTCGGAGAAATACTGAAGAGCAGCTCCGAGGTGAGAACACTGCTGGCCTTACCCGATAATTTGGAACTTATGGCAGTTGTGGCCGTTGGCTATCCGGATGATCAAAATCAGGAGTCCGAGCGTCTGGAGCTGGAGGATGTCTTACTGAAGGAGCTATAA
- a CDS encoding M1 family aminopeptidase, with translation MKQKAGYVLLITALLLIFFSGLPEPEFAQYPPPDNLPRYEIDVQLNTQTYFLAGKVTVTCYNTSDLPLSEMLFQLVPNTLARKDPKVDGSTYDTIYPEGFNPGWMEILGVRDEQGNPMQYDYRADHDLPLGCAQEKTLLHVSLPRSLAPGEKYTLEIDFHGRVPERFGEGHYRQTLYLQGFWYPFLLSRRDGKWITGIEEAPAAYFHLSLTLPSQEVPVSSAVWEKIESHPDGTTTYSGNCGPTPLLALASSRHYRTAEKESEGVKIRAYYLPQDAKTMQSCLQYAAEAIRYIHQDVQLPLTFDHLSLVDLYMGAPAAYTSGNSIFIPRELHKLPGLLNRIMEAVVVHEVSHLWFGVGLTYNFDKHNWIGEGLANYTSIRYFEKKYGKGKNLLSWPRWMPNMDYSEYFVELPYREEAVRGYDRPITESAKATDDLASLSAMHYDKGAMIHRMLHYLMGDEDYRAFLQALVQRYFARIVTTRELLSLCQEVAKKDLTWFFDQWIYDTKKLDYAIDHISTRQGRTGEIISTVHIRRLQEAVMPGELQVVFQDGRKETVQFDGRQEEESITLTTEGKIAEASLDPRHILPDIDRSNNHYRLPVRFSPIFDFPDSDSYLITAIPLSTSNPTDKQIIGLTLTAGYLTDWQLLISGFYKQEPRKLGFQALFTRDRLFLPNLAARAAAFDVQGVRGGSAGFGLTLYESHQQVRMPANYFDLLYNFQEAYYLSEDEDKDLEEKENLEKKSIRWRGSAGSISLHYIRDARQTPLSGLHLEGGAEICSEELGGDYDFEQYQIDGQYFIHVHHLSSLMLRSFVGDIQGEAPLKKRFSLAGPAMLRGYNYDLDYLGSSIAVWNAELKWPIHKRFRKDISIKKYFWFEGVDAACYYDGGKVWDNGQRFRDAHYRHDIGTALIVKTSLANLIPLDLRVDVAFPLDHDPEREEPVVTWLQIGGFF, from the coding sequence ATGAAACAAAAAGCAGGCTACGTTCTCTTGATTACTGCCCTTCTGCTGATATTCTTCAGCGGATTGCCGGAACCGGAGTTTGCCCAATATCCCCCACCGGACAATCTTCCCCGCTACGAGATCGATGTTCAGTTGAACACCCAGACCTATTTTCTTGCCGGAAAAGTAACGGTTACCTGTTACAATACTTCAGACCTTCCCTTATCCGAGATGCTTTTCCAACTGGTTCCCAATACCCTGGCCCGAAAAGACCCGAAAGTGGATGGAAGTACGTACGATACTATCTATCCCGAAGGATTCAATCCCGGATGGATGGAAATTCTCGGAGTCCGGGACGAGCAGGGTAATCCGATGCAGTATGACTACCGGGCAGATCACGATCTGCCGCTCGGATGTGCTCAGGAAAAGACCCTGCTGCATGTCTCCCTGCCCAGATCGCTGGCCCCCGGAGAAAAGTATACGCTCGAGATTGACTTTCACGGCAGGGTCCCTGAAAGGTTCGGTGAAGGTCATTACCGGCAGACGCTTTATTTACAGGGGTTTTGGTATCCCTTTCTCCTATCCAGAAGGGACGGGAAGTGGATTACCGGCATCGAAGAAGCACCTGCGGCTTATTTCCATCTTTCCCTTACTCTTCCTTCGCAGGAAGTTCCTGTTTCCTCGGCAGTCTGGGAAAAGATCGAAAGCCATCCTGACGGGACCACCACCTATTCGGGAAACTGCGGCCCCACCCCCCTGCTGGCCCTGGCATCCAGCCGTCATTATCGCACTGCGGAAAAAGAATCCGAAGGAGTAAAGATAAGGGCTTACTATTTGCCCCAGGATGCAAAGACCATGCAATCCTGCCTTCAGTATGCAGCCGAAGCCATACGGTATATCCATCAGGATGTTCAACTGCCCCTGACCTTCGATCATCTATCGCTTGTCGATCTCTACATGGGAGCTCCGGCAGCCTACACTTCAGGCAACAGCATTTTTATTCCCCGGGAATTACACAAGTTACCCGGCCTGCTGAACCGGATCATGGAGGCTGTCGTGGTCCATGAAGTGAGTCATCTGTGGTTTGGCGTCGGCCTGACCTACAATTTCGACAAGCATAACTGGATCGGCGAAGGATTGGCCAACTATACCAGTATCCGGTATTTCGAGAAGAAATACGGGAAGGGGAAAAACCTGCTCTCCTGGCCCCGGTGGATGCCGAATATGGACTACAGCGAATATTTTGTCGAACTGCCGTACCGGGAAGAGGCTGTCAGAGGGTACGATCGTCCCATTACCGAATCTGCCAAAGCGACCGATGACCTTGCCTCCCTCAGTGCCATGCACTATGACAAAGGAGCCATGATCCACCGCATGCTCCATTACCTGATGGGTGATGAAGATTATAGGGCTTTTTTGCAGGCCCTCGTCCAGAGATATTTTGCCAGAATAGTGACCACCCGGGAGTTGCTGTCTCTCTGTCAGGAGGTGGCCAAAAAGGACCTCACCTGGTTTTTTGACCAATGGATCTACGACACGAAAAAACTGGATTATGCCATTGATCATATTTCCACCCGCCAGGGCCGGACCGGCGAGATCATATCCACGGTGCATATCCGGCGTCTCCAGGAAGCTGTCATGCCGGGAGAATTACAGGTTGTCTTTCAGGATGGCAGGAAGGAAACCGTGCAGTTTGATGGCAGGCAGGAGGAAGAAAGCATTACCCTCACAACCGAGGGGAAAATTGCCGAGGCCAGCCTCGATCCACGGCATATCCTGCCGGATATCGATCGCTCGAATAACCATTACCGGCTTCCCGTCAGGTTCAGTCCAATCTTCGATTTTCCCGATTCCGACAGTTATCTGATTACCGCGATTCCTTTATCGACTTCCAATCCGACCGATAAACAAATTATCGGATTGACCCTGACCGCAGGATATCTCACTGACTGGCAGTTGCTGATCAGCGGCTTTTACAAGCAGGAACCCCGCAAATTAGGCTTCCAGGCGCTTTTTACCAGGGACCGGCTGTTCCTGCCGAATCTGGCGGCCAGGGCCGCGGCTTTCGATGTGCAGGGCGTCCGGGGGGGATCTGCCGGATTCGGCTTAACCCTGTACGAGTCCCATCAGCAGGTCCGCATGCCTGCAAACTATTTCGACTTGCTGTACAATTTTCAGGAAGCCTACTATCTTTCCGAGGATGAAGATAAAGACCTTGAAGAAAAAGAGAACCTTGAAAAAAAATCGATCCGCTGGAGGGGATCGGCAGGAAGCATAAGCTTACACTACATCCGGGACGCCCGGCAAACTCCCCTGTCGGGGCTGCATCTGGAGGGGGGAGCCGAGATATGCTCAGAGGAGTTGGGTGGAGATTACGATTTTGAGCAATATCAGATCGATGGGCAATACTTCATCCATGTTCACCACCTGTCGAGCTTGATGCTCCGGTCATTTGTGGGGGACATTCAGGGTGAAGCGCCTCTGAAGAAGAGATTTTCACTGGCCGGGCCTGCGATGCTCCGTGGATATAATTACGATCTCGATTATTTGGGATCGAGTATCGCTGTCTGGAATGCGGAATTGAAATGGCCGATTCACAAGCGCTTTCGGAAGGATATCTCGATCAAAAAGTATTTCTGGTTCGAGGGCGTCGATGCTGCCTGCTATTATGACGGAGGGAAAGTCTGGGATAATGGTCAAAGGTTCCGCGATGCCCACTACCGGCATGACATAGGGACAGCCCTGATCGTAAAAACCTCGCTGGCGAATTTAATCCCCCTGGACCTGCGGGTTGATGTGGCTTTTCCTCTCGACCATGACCCGGAAAGAGAAGAGCCCGTTGTCACCTGGCTCCAGATCGGCGGTTTCTTCTAA
- a CDS encoding glycosyltransferase family 9 protein produces the protein MENCSNGKPKLILNPRIGQGENFWPASRVADLFWKCQEDYSFETWIIAGFTDQDYVKEITDRMKGEKPRTISLLELDKLGEMLRSCNLFIGPDGGTSRLAASLGVPCIILFGPTKPAAWAAPSGTRNEIIWKGVACSPCSLEYRRTCRSRQCFTAISIREVIGKIEKISVYITEQ, from the coding sequence ATGGAAAATTGCAGCAATGGTAAACCAAAACTCATCCTTAATCCAAGAATTGGGCAGGGAGAAAATTTTTGGCCTGCATCTCGGGTAGCGGATTTATTCTGGAAGTGCCAGGAGGATTATAGTTTTGAAACATGGATCATTGCCGGTTTCACTGATCAGGATTATGTAAAAGAGATTACGGACCGAATGAAGGGAGAAAAACCCCGTACGATCAGCCTCCTGGAGTTAGATAAATTAGGGGAGATGTTAAGGTCCTGCAACCTGTTCATCGGACCGGACGGCGGGACGAGCAGATTGGCTGCTTCCCTGGGCGTGCCGTGTATCATACTTTTCGGACCGACAAAGCCTGCCGCCTGGGCAGCACCTTCCGGGACACGGAACGAAATCATCTGGAAAGGGGTTGCCTGCTCTCCCTGTTCTCTTGAATACCGGCGTACCTGCCGGAGCAGGCAATGCTTTACCGCTATTTCAATAAGAGAAGTTATCGGTAAGATAGAAAAGATATCTGTTTATATTACGGAGCAATAA
- a CDS encoding acyloxyacyl hydrolase: protein MTPGTCKTFIIRFLGCSILLSIIISGPGETHAGRNSRDFVPSRYGFALILGNTYNPENDIRFSLISGFALYDYDRIWHHPAPAPLRFKVEGSLGATTSPRTRAVASCGIMALYYLDKFATQRLRPYGEAGIGIIYTDFRVKGQGLRINFNPQAGFGTEFLTGSGSPFFTTLRLHHISNGDLYKDNRGVNAVVLVLGYFFH, encoded by the coding sequence ATGACTCCAGGTACCTGTAAAACCTTCATTATCAGATTCCTGGGATGCAGTATCCTGCTTTCAATTATCATCTCAGGCCCAGGAGAAACCCATGCCGGGCGGAACAGCCGGGATTTTGTTCCCTCCCGGTATGGATTTGCTTTGATCCTTGGGAATACCTACAACCCGGAGAACGATATCAGATTTTCCCTGATTTCCGGCTTTGCCTTATACGATTATGACCGAATCTGGCATCACCCGGCGCCTGCTCCGTTGCGCTTTAAGGTAGAGGGCAGCCTTGGAGCAACCACCAGCCCCCGGACCCGTGCCGTAGCTTCCTGCGGCATAATGGCCTTGTATTACCTGGATAAGTTTGCCACTCAGCGCTTGCGGCCTTATGGAGAGGCAGGGATCGGGATTATCTATACCGATTTTCGAGTCAAGGGGCAGGGTTTGCGCATTAACTTTAACCCGCAGGCGGGCTTTGGCACTGAATTTTTGACCGGATCAGGATCACCCTTTTTCACGACCCTTCGTCTTCACCATATCTCGAACGGCGATTTGTATAAAGATAATCGGGGTGTTAATGCCGTTGTTCTCGTATTGGGATATTTTTTTCATTAG
- a CDS encoding putative manganese-dependent inorganic diphosphatase: MSTIIIGHKNPDTDSICSCLAYACFKRQVQGEEGLVPARCGNINPQTQFVLDKFNIDPPAYIGDLYIRAKDLMTRDVVCLSPGEPLRKAVEIFKERDLHFIPVSADSRKVQGILTFSRIARHILQQENFPNSLPVSVNSLLKGIKAKLLAGESSQETIAARILVGAMEEEAFSRYILQSAETALPIVIVGDRSNIQKLAVELGVYALVVCGGAAVREDILALAREKGVYVLLSPSDTASTALLARLATPVGKVADPLGGSLKPEDRFYEIRERIVQTEERGLVVLDDERNLQGIITRTDLLKGCRKKVILVDHNEKSQAIDGIEEADLVEIVDHHRLGDLHTIRPIRFINEPLGSTCTIIAQFFHSLQKKPAPEMAGLLLSGILSDTMLFKSPTTTPHDQEMASWLGEIAGLDTLRFGNDLFAAGSSVSALSVQEIINNDFKVYDSELGKFGIGQVEIVGRSLLNDLKEDLLKQLQALTANHEYLFSMLMISDVVKGGSYLLYAGKEYLAERLGYDKVEPNLLYAKGMLSRKKQLVPHVLEILK; this comes from the coding sequence ATGTCAACTATAATTATTGGTCATAAAAATCCGGATACGGATTCCATCTGTTCCTGTCTGGCGTATGCCTGTTTCAAGCGGCAGGTACAGGGAGAGGAAGGACTTGTTCCGGCCAGGTGCGGGAATATCAATCCGCAAACTCAATTTGTTCTCGATAAGTTTAATATCGATCCTCCCGCCTATATTGGCGATCTCTACATCAGGGCCAAGGACCTTATGACCAGGGATGTGGTTTGCCTTTCGCCGGGAGAGCCGCTGCGGAAGGCGGTTGAAATTTTCAAGGAACGTGATCTTCACTTTATCCCCGTTTCGGCTGACAGCCGGAAGGTTCAGGGGATTTTGACTTTTTCCCGTATAGCCCGGCATATTCTCCAGCAGGAAAATTTCCCCAATTCCCTGCCCGTGTCTGTAAATTCTCTGCTCAAAGGAATCAAGGCCAAGCTGCTGGCAGGGGAGAGTTCGCAGGAAACCATTGCCGCCCGGATACTGGTCGGAGCGATGGAAGAGGAGGCCTTTAGCCGCTACATCCTTCAATCCGCGGAAACCGCTTTGCCGATCGTAATCGTCGGCGACCGCTCCAACATCCAGAAGCTGGCCGTTGAGCTGGGAGTATACGCCCTGGTTGTTTGCGGAGGAGCGGCGGTCAGAGAGGACATTCTTGCCCTGGCCAGAGAGAAAGGTGTTTATGTTCTCCTCTCTCCCTCTGATACGGCTTCTACCGCCCTGCTGGCCAGGCTGGCCACGCCGGTGGGCAAAGTGGCCGATCCTCTGGGAGGGTCACTCAAGCCGGAAGACAGGTTCTATGAAATCAGGGAACGGATCGTTCAGACGGAAGAGCGGGGTCTGGTTGTCCTGGACGATGAGAGGAACCTCCAGGGTATTATCACCCGGACCGATCTGCTCAAGGGCTGCCGGAAAAAAGTGATACTTGTGGATCACAATGAGAAAAGCCAGGCTATCGACGGTATCGAAGAGGCTGATCTGGTCGAAATTGTCGATCACCATCGGTTAGGAGATCTGCATACCATCCGCCCGATCCGCTTCATCAACGAGCCCCTGGGGAGCACCTGTACCATTATTGCCCAGTTTTTCCACTCCCTGCAGAAGAAACCAGCCCCTGAGATGGCAGGTTTGCTGCTGTCCGGCATTCTCTCCGATACCATGCTCTTCAAATCTCCGACCACCACCCCGCATGATCAGGAAATGGCTTCCTGGCTGGGGGAAATCGCCGGTCTGGATACTCTGCGGTTTGGAAACGATCTCTTTGCCGCCGGATCGTCGGTCAGCGCGCTTTCGGTTCAGGAAATCATCAATAATGATTTCAAAGTATACGACTCGGAGCTTGGCAAATTCGGGATCGGGCAGGTGGAAATCGTCGGTCGCTCCCTGCTGAACGACCTCAAGGAGGACCTGCTGAAGCAGCTCCAGGCCCTGACCGCTAATCATGAGTATCTGTTTTCGATGCTGATGATCAGCGATGTGGTCAAAGGCGGAAGTTATCTCCTGTATGCGGGGAAAGAGTATCTGGCCGAGCGCCTCGGCTATGACAAGGTTGAGCCGAACCTGCTGTACGCCAAAGGCATGCTCTCCAGAAAGAAACAGCTTGTTCCCCATGTCCTGGAGATTTTAAAATAG
- a CDS encoding TIGR04211 family SH3 domain-containing protein, with translation MPKSHFLSFVFILALVIGFLAGGNGMAKTMYVTETTWVKVNNGPGSEYKVIARVRTGDPVTVLGQEGTWYHIRTAADEEGWIMSSLLNEGRPLTEQVTALASKTKEQSLVIAQLSEENKSLKKYAQLFENSAQELRRLKQENLRLKDRQDLLWIGVGAGILSVGWIIGLITGSFYRKGRAKYRYSFD, from the coding sequence ATGCCGAAAAGTCACTTTCTGTCATTTGTCTTTATTCTGGCCCTGGTGATTGGTTTCCTGGCCGGGGGGAACGGAATGGCCAAGACCATGTACGTTACGGAGACAACATGGGTGAAAGTCAATAACGGGCCAGGCAGTGAATATAAAGTCATTGCCAGAGTCAGGACCGGAGATCCCGTGACCGTCCTGGGTCAGGAGGGAACATGGTACCATATCCGGACCGCGGCTGATGAAGAGGGCTGGATCATGAGCTCTCTGCTGAACGAAGGGAGGCCCCTCACGGAGCAGGTTACTGCCCTGGCCAGCAAGACGAAAGAGCAGTCCCTGGTGATTGCTCAATTGAGCGAGGAAAACAAGTCATTAAAGAAATATGCCCAGCTTTTCGAGAATAGCGCGCAGGAGCTCAGGCGCCTCAAGCAGGAAAATCTCCGTCTGAAAGACCGCCAGGATCTTCTCTGGATAGGGGTTGGGGCAGGTATTTTATCCGTTGGCTGGATTATCGGCCTGATTACCGGAAGCTTCTATCGGAAGGGGAGAGCCAAGTACCGCTATTCGTTTGATTGA
- a CDS encoding TraR/DksA C4-type zinc finger protein — protein MQIKRKLTEREQRLLQILINERNKGIKEISHLANTDIHDIKTIIDSAVDELDLSFLNQNKEIDCTLISNYNEKLKNIENAIDRLAEGNYGACQKCGQPIPEKRLEALPFALYCVSCQKKKEDKNKEAAQRAFSVEERA, from the coding sequence ATGCAAATTAAGAGAAAGCTGACTGAACGGGAACAAAGACTTCTGCAAATATTGATTAACGAGAGAAACAAGGGCATTAAGGAGATCTCGCATCTGGCCAACACAGATATCCATGACATTAAAACCATCATTGATTCTGCCGTTGATGAGCTGGATCTCTCTTTTTTAAACCAAAATAAAGAAATAGACTGTACACTGATCAGCAATTACAACGAAAAGCTCAAAAATATCGAAAATGCCATCGACCGCCTGGCCGAGGGGAATTACGGAGCCTGCCAGAAGTGCGGCCAGCCGATTCCTGAAAAGAGACTGGAAGCCTTGCCGTTTGCCTTGTACTGCGTGAGCTGTCAAAAGAAGAAAGAGGACAAAAATAAAGAGGCAGCCCAAAGAGCTTTCTCGGTGGAAGAGAGGGCATGA